In Phoenix dactylifera cultivar Barhee BC4 chromosome 1, palm_55x_up_171113_PBpolish2nd_filt_p, whole genome shotgun sequence, the genomic stretch ATCTGACTGTAATAATCATTTTGAAGCCTTTTCCTTATGCAAATCGGGTCAGCTAAAGAGCAAACTTCAAGTTAAGAGCTCTGTCAGTGGATTGAGCAATTTTTTATACTTTTAAACAACAATTCCGAGAAAGATTCATCAAATGCAACTATCTAGTTGATTCTGGCATATGCTTCCATCATTTGTTAGTGCATAGTGATATGTCATCGCTTTGTCGATAGATCATTTCTGCATGCATTTAGTATATGCAATTTAAATGTTTAAGCTCTATGTTATAATTTGTCAAGTGTGGTGGTTATCAAAGATTGCTTGATAATGCACATTTTTCATTCAGCAGTTGTTGCTAATAAAGAGTGGAAACCAAAATCAACACATAGAAATTCTGCTCAAGCATCCGGAACACCTGGTACTTCTGATGTATCTACTGTGGTGGAAGCTGTTTCTGAGTCACTGCCGGTGTTATCAGAAGATACTGCTTTAAAGCTGGAAAAGAAGCTAGATGAACTGCAGTTATTGGACAGACAACATGTCATCATTCCAAACCATCTTCAAGTTCCAGAGTCTGAGAGGCATGGGTTGAGTTTTGGAAGCTTTGAATCCAGTTTTAACCTCAGCATGGGTTCTGCTAACGGTCCTGCAAGTGATAAGAGCACTGCACCACCACTCGAGTCATCTCAAGAGATTAAGGAAAACATTGAGGATCCTTCTTCAAGGTTAGATACATCAGTTGAaatttttttcattaagttcATTACATTAATGCAGTTCTATTCATACCCATATATACTTGCCTACTTATCAAATTTTTCAAAGCCGATGCTTCCAAAAAATGTTTTAAATATCTGTTTGCCTCAttttaattgttgtttaatacTGCATACTggtgctatatatatatttccatgTTGTGGCAGAGACAAAAGTCACTGTGATGTACGGTCTGTCAGCCTTGACCTTTTCTATCTCTGCAGTGTTCTGTCTGTTAGCTAAGATACTTTGCATGATCGCATTCAAATTATTGTAAGATGCTTCTATACAGTCAAATCTGATCTATATTGGTCAGTTTATAAATTCTGTCCCATAAAgctactttctctctctctctctctctctctctctctgatggGTGAGTTGATATTCTCATAAAAAACTATGAATTCTGAACTTTTGTTGATGTGCACTGTTTTATCATCAAGATACTGTACATTCATATAAtgtacttatttttttttaagaaaatgatggataagttcatttttcttttcttgttaggTTTTCTTATTTGTTTCTTTTCCCTCTTGTGAGCGCAGCAGTTGTGATGCATCCCCAACTTCTCAAGAAGTCGACTATCCAGATCATCCCCAGTCACCAATTCAGATGCCAGAAAATTTTTCATGTAGGGAAGCTGACATTCCTTCCAGTGTCCCTGCAGCACCAGAATATGATCAATCCAAAGAAACTGCTGCTTTGGCTCCAGAAGGTCCTCAGTACTCAGTTGTTCATACTGCACCAAGTTATTCAGCATTTGGGTTGGTACCACAAATGCTTGGCAGCCAACTAGTACCATTTGAAAGCTCTGAGTCTCAGGCACGTGATACCACTCACCTCCCAAGCTTTGTGGTATGTTTTCTACTTTCAGGACTATTATGCTTATTTTAAGTTTAAAATTATTCATTGGATTGTAGCTCAAGTGACTGCTGTATTTTATGTTATAACAACATGTAATTTGTACAACGTGTAATCTGTTACTTTGATGGTCATTGCTCCATAGCATAGTTGCTGCTGTAAAGTAATATTGGGTAGTGGCCATAGGATGTGTCTGCAAACAAAAATTCCAGAAATGGGGGCATCTATAGCATCTTGTCTACTATTTTCTCTTCAAGCTGTTCCATTCATTATTGTTAGCTCTGTTTCTGGAccaattaattttattataaatcaGCCCGGATAGGAACTGGGATGGGTATTCCAATTGTATTGTATTGTATTTGGAGTTCATTCTAGGAATATGAAAAACTAATATTCTTTTGTTTAGGTCCAGCAACCTTTCGATCCATCCTCGAGCTACTATACCCAATTTTATCGACCTACTGCTGATGCTGAGGGCCGCTTCTCTCCTTTTCTTGCACCTGGTGCCGCTAAGTATAATGGCAATATTGCAGTCCTACCTGCTCAGACTGGCCAGGCTCCTCAAGAGGTTCACATCAAACTCTGCTTTGTTGAGCTGCTTGTTTAATGGAATAATCAAAACATTCTTCTTTCACATGCTGTCATGATCTTGTTTAATCATAACTAGAATATTTTACCCATCTATTTGGGACTGATTTTAGGACTGCTTTacctccttcctttcttttcaatTTGAAATATATGTTTGCTTGGATCCTGCTAAATTTTTTAGCTTATTGTATCATAAGATTAACTATTAGATTGATTTTTAAGTTTTTAAGTGAAATTTTGTTTTCTACCAAAGGCACTCAATTAAGGCCTTCAATCTTGCTTTGAAATTAAACCTGAAAAAAGGGGCCAACTTATAGagttttgaatttgaagaaattgatagtattttgttttattttgagatGCTGCCTTTCTTTTGTGCTCtgtgattattttttaattacatacTAGCAACATTTTCACCATTTTCTGTTTACCTTCTGGatgaaatttcttattttatgTGCTTCATATACTTGTGTTCTAAATAAAATACTTACATTATTATATATTGCGACTCCAGAGTGGGAACTCTATGGTCTTATCAACAGCTGGGTCTACTTCTCTTGCTACTCAAACTGCTGGGGTTATGCCGAGTTCTGTTGCCGTTCCCCAGCAACCAGTTCCCATTTTCCGGCAGCCTGCTGGTGTACATATATCACATTATCCCCCCAACTATATTCCGTATAGTCAATATTTCTCCCCGTACTATGTACCACCCCCTGCCGTTCACCATTTTCTAAGCAATGCTGCTTTCCCTCAGCAACCTCCAACAGGCAGTGTATATCCTCCTCCTGGTGCTGCAGCAGCTGCCACCCCTGTCAAGTACTCTCTTTCTCAATACAAGCCTGGTACCAACGCCGGTAATTCAGCCCTTGTTGGGATGCCGACTGGCTATGGAACATATAGCTCGAGTCCAGCTGGCTACACTCCTAATCCTGCTGTGGGCAGTGGCAACTCAACTGGCAATGAGGATCTCACGGGATCTCAGTTCAAGGAAAATAATGTGTATATGCCTGGGCAGCAGgtacctttctttccttttactCGAACTTCATGTTTGGCACTTTCTTCACTCTTTTGATGCAAAAACACCATTGTATAGCTGTTATTTTAGATGATCAAAAACCTTAAAAATCTGATTCACTTTCTGGTGCATCCTGGCATGTCCACTGGAGCCATAGTGCTCAGATAAAAATGGTACCTGGGATGCCACCACAGTTCACTCGTGTACCAGGATGTTTCAACTGTGCTGGTTGGTGCCAGTCACGATGGACAGGGGTGGTTGCAGCCTGACACCTGGGAcaatacaacattttttttaaaaaaaatctttccccCCTTTCATTCATGCTATTAATGATTGTCTTGGTTTGTCCCAGCCCATCCGCTATTGTACCGACCAGGACCAAACTGGGATAAGAATTGGTTTCCTTTTATTGTTTACAGAATTGATATGAATACCACCAATATGActcattatttaattttttttttttttttgatattgaaCTTGTTATGTTGTCAATATGTTCCTCACTTTACATATGAGAAGCATGTCTGGTTACGATGCTGTGATTGCTATTTTTCCAATGTTTGGTCATCCTAGATTTATGATCTATTTCTATTAGTTATATTTGATTATTTGCTGTCCAGCAGACCGAAGGTTCAGCTGTCTGGATTCCTGCAGCTGCTGGGCGAGACATTTCCAGTCTTCAAGCCAGTTCATTCTACAGCTTTCCTTCACAGGGACCACACATGACATTCACACCCACACAAGCTGGCCATGGTGCCTTTAGTGGACTTTACCACCCCACCCCAACTGTCGCTGCAGCTGCTGTTCATCCACTACTCCAGCAGTCCCAGACTGTGGCTGGTGCTGTTGAGATGGTGGGCCCACCTTCTGGTGTTTATCAACAGCCACAACGAGCACAGATCAATTGGACTAATACTTATTGAAGAGGGGAAATCAAATCCTTGTTAACGGTAGCCTCTTAAAAAGCAAAGTAGATATTCTGATGCTGTGAAGTTTGGAGGCTACTGTTGGTTTCAGGCAGAACATTTTCACAATTGTGTCATAGTGCAGCCTGATCAAAGAGTgtaaatatatagatatatctACAGGATGGGCAAGCTGCAGGGAAGGCTTCAGGATTCCAGTTTGCTTTGAGAGTTTGAGATTAATTGTGGAGGTTCACCTGTGACTGATACTGACCATTTTTAAGCTAGTAGAGAGGTCTGCGCaggttccttttctttgcttgtttGCTGCTCGTTCTTTATCATTTGCCCTTCTCTCCCTTGATCTTTTTAAATTATTCAGTGGTGAAAGGcgtgattttcttttcttgtatcAATCCCTTCAGATGAGGTTATAGTAATGGGAAAGGTAAGATTTTAAGTTAGTGGGTTTTTCATTCTTTTCACTGCCTTGACTGTAAAGTGAATTTTGATAGTATATGAGGATGTATTGCAACTGTTGTATCTGGCGTAATAGAAGCAGCAGCACATCCCTTTCTGTTTCCTTTCTGTTGCAATTAAATAACTATGCTTGAATATCTCTGCAGAATCCACCACCCTTTATTTTTCTGTGCTCGAGAGCAATATGGAACTTTTTTTCTCACCAATCATTGGGTTCTGTTGGGGCACAAATGGCTCCTGTCtacagttttattttcttttacttaTGGAATTATCTCCCACATAGCAACCTTGCAAGGATATTGCACCTTGTGCCAAGCATATGCATGTGGTGCAAGAATTAGGAGGTTGGCTCAGTTTCTTAGAACTATTTGTTTGGTGGATGGTGGTCTTGCCTGAACAGCTTGTTGCCCTAATGCCCGTTGTTGAATCCATTATGTTGTCTCATTTAATACTGTGATGTGATCTTTTGTCCATGGAATAATATGGGGTTCCGTATGTACCATCCGTGGTATGTCTCAATGAGGCAATATAAACTAGCACAATTGTGACTATCGTGACATGGAGcaatttcttgatcaatcaatgCAGTGCAGTGATGTGCTGAAGATTGTTTCTTATAAATTCATAAATCCTAAAAATTTGGCTGCATGTTTATAATCTATTTTGTTACATGTCTGAACTGTACCTGTACCATGCAAATGTGAAGTTTAAATCTACTTGTTTTCATGCTTTATTCGTGTTGGGAAGATCGAGAAGCATGCCTATGTTGTTGTATTACTAGGAGAATGTGTTGGACTCACCATCTTTTAGCCTGGGTGGTGTGGTCCTCCATGTAGAAAGCTTGTGGGTCACCAAACTTTAGTTATTGGACATTGAAGGGGATCCTTTAGGCATGGTTTTGGTTGCCGGTAGTTGGTCGTCCCTTCCACCTTATAGAGCACACGAGGCCCTAGGAGGTTTACTTGAATTCCCATGGAAATCCGTGGAGGACAGGGTTGTAGAGATTGGGAAGAGAGGGAGCGGTCGTTAGCCATCCCGGCAAACATGGAGGACAGGATTGTAGAGATTGGCGTAGGCGTGGAGAGTGGCTTCTCAGGCACATCCAACGATAGTCCGCTTCCCATTTTTCTTAAGGTGTACCTCTCTCTTCCACactttttttctcttattttctctctttcttctagTATCTTTTTCttactctctctcttttttattgCACTTCATTCTCTTAGAATTTGGGCCCCGCCGTTCCTGTCAAAGGAAGTGGCAGACAAAAGCTAAGAAAGCAGATGCTAGATAGACAAACGTACGTAACATAGCTTTGTCTACATTtcgatatataaataaatctaattATTAATTTGGGACTTGGTATGGTATGACAAGCTGGTATCTAGATGATAGCCTCCAAGGAGGAGTCACAaggaaggaaaattcaaaattctCAAAAGCCATGCCCCTCGGTCCATGTCCGGCTGTCAACTTTTGAAgcgaaattaaaaaattttgtcGCATCATtcgatccaagcaagtaaatcAGTGTTGGATAACATGATATAGAAATTCTAATCTTGCTTTCATGGTTGTTTGCAATTTACCTACATGTATCTGATAATCATCCTAAGCACAGTTATTTAGTCTTTTTCCAACTATTCGAGTCGACTACTTGCAAGTATCTGATACGAGCACATAAAACGAGAGTCGAATTGATCCTTGGTCATCAAAGTAGTTCCATTATTATCTGCTAATCAGGGCAACATATCGAGAATGAGCTAAAATGGTGATAAAAAGGCGTCGCTCGTCGATTGGTAAAAATAAAGCTGACATATGAACAAAGTAACCAATCTATATTGTTCATGGCTTTTGCTAAATTCGTTGATGCAGTTCGAGGATGTGGAATATAAGGTGAGTGGTGCTTCGAGGAACCCTATGAAAGCTGCGATTACCAGTGCAGCCTCAAAGTTGAGGGTGGAGCAAGGGAGTTGCAAGCACATTCTCAAGGGCATATCTGGAAGTGTGGGTCCTGGTGAAATCCTAGCTCTGATGGGGCCTTCCGGCAGTGGCAAGACCACCTTGCTAAAGATACTTGGTGGTAGGTTGGATGGGGATATCCAAGGGAAAATTACTTACAATGATACTCCTTATAGTCCCTCTATCAAGAGAAGGTAAAGCAGATGTTAAACACTAAAAGatttctccctccctctctctctctctctcaccacaCTTGAATTCAGGACGTCACATGCACACAAAACCACATTGATGAGAGAGTGGAACTTTTCCTTGATCAATCAAATAACAAGAGGTTTCATGAGCTCTGTCTGATGCTAAAGCCCTGGACTTCTTCACAGGATTGGATTTGTGACCCAGGATGATGTGCTCTTCCCTCAGCTTACAGTGGAAGAGACCCTTGTCTTCGCTGCCTTCTTAAGGCTTCCTACCAACATGACTAGCCAGCAGAAATACGCCAGGGCAGATGCCATCATAAAGGAACTGGGCTTAGAAAGGTCAGTAATCACCAAGCATCTTGATATGTGCCAATGGCTTGCACTTTAAAAGTCAGTCATAGGAGTAATCTAGATCCTATAACCTTCATATCAGTTACCTATTTAACTCATCTAGCTCCAAGTCTGGCTTTCCAAGTGCATCTGGCCTAGTCTCCAATATTAGCCTTTAATCTTTTGGGATCAattggctagtttttgaaacttGTTCCGACTGTTTCCTTGTTTTTGGTCTCCTGCTCTTTTTCCATCCGTCAGCATGAAACATAGTGACCTTCCTTCTCACAAAAAAGATACGTGGCGAATTCTTAGCTTCACTGCATGCTCAGTGGTTCCCATTTCCCAACAGTCTCTTGTTCTTGGATGCGCGAGTCCAATCTAGTGATTTCTTTTTCAGAGCCTGGTTAGAGCCTGATTTAATTTTACCGATTTTCAGAATGAACTCACACTATATCATGAATATTTCCTGTTTCAGATGCCGTCGCACCAAAGTGGGAGGAGTATTCGTTAAAGGCATCtcagggggagaaagaaaaaggactAGTATAGGCTATGAGATCCTTGTCGATCCCTCATTGTTGTTGCTCGATGAACCCACGTCAGGCCTAGACTCCACCTCTGCAAGCAAGCTCTTGATGGTTCTTCAGAACCTTGCAAAGGTGATAGACTTTCTGTTGCTACCACTAGGTATTGCTCAATGCCAGATTTGAGTATAATTAAGCATTTTAAACTGCCTCCATGTTCGGTCGCAGACAGGAAGGACGATCATCACGACGATCCACCAGCCATCTAGCAGGATGTTCCATATGTTTGACAAGCTTCTGCTGATTTCAGAAGGCTATCCCATATACCATGGGAAGGCTAGGGAGTCCATGCAGTACTTTGCATCCCTGGGGTTTGTTCCTGAAATTGCCATGAACCCAGCTGAGTTTCTGCTAGACTTAGTGACTGGACATGCGAACGACATCAGCATCCCTGAAGATCTACGAGGCTCTCCAAACCCGCAAGAATTTGAGAAGCAAGTGACAGAGGTGGATAAATATCTCCAACAATTACTCATGTCATCAGTTTTCTTACCATCTTTAATTATCTGCATCTTCTAAAGGCAATATATCCTGTGTGTGGACAATTCTGCATCTCTAGTCCATTTTTGAGAAATGATAGTATGTCAAAATTTTAGGAAACTCGAAAGTGTTGGAAGCAAGCATTTCTCTTGTACATTTCTTCGATGAAAATTAAAACTAACCTGGTTTCTCAATCAATTGTCATAGTTTCTGCAACGGAAATATAAGACAGAAGTGGAACCtaaagagaaagaagatcacCATCGAGCGACAAAAGCACCAAAGCACCTTCAAATAGCAATTCAATTAAAGAAGGATTGGACTATGAGCTGGATTGAGCAGTTAATTATACTGTCAAGGAGAACTTTTCGGGAGAGATGCTGCGACTACCTAGACAAGCTAAGGTTAGCACAAGCCATTGGAGTAGCAGTACTCTTAGGCCTTCTCTGGTGGAAATCCAAGATAGGAACTGAAGCTCAGCTAAGAGATCAGGTCACTCTACGACATACAATcaattcttcttttccttcgatAAAATCTCTATCTAGAATTACAATTATATTGTCATTTAATCACTAATTCACAGCCACGCTGTTCAGCAAGCTTAAGTGCACATTGACCTCCTAGTAAATGATGCTCATACTGAGAGAATTTTAAAGGATGCTTGTTTACCTTAATATTTTCATCTGAACTTGCTTCCTTTGAATGTAGGTCGGCCTAATTTTCTACATCTGTATATTTTGGACATCATCATCAATATTTGGATCGGTGTATGTCTTCCCATTGGAGAAGGTGTACTTggtaaaagaaaggaaagcagatATGTATAGACTAAGTGTGTACTACGTATGCAGCAATCTATGTGACATGGCAGCTCACGTATTCTATCCCATCATTTTTATGGTCATACTATACTTCATGGCGGATTTTAGAAGGACGGCTCCTTGCTTTTTCTTGACATTATTTGCAGTTCTATTGATTGTCATCACTAGCCAGGTATTGTTGAGTCTCAAGCCACTTCATCCGATTTTCAAATTATCTTCGGAGTTTGCATCATcaagttttattaaaatgaaagcAAATGACTTAATGCAAGCTTTAATAAATTGCATGGAAAACAGAATTAGGATTCTTATTGTAGAAACTTCTTGAGTTGGGAAATGCATGAAGGGAGGGTTAGAAGTCTTATTGGTCATCATGTGAAATGAAATAGGAACCTCTACATTGGAATATATAAGCTTGATTATGTTCGAGTATTTGGCTCCCAAAGACATGTTTGGGCTTTGGTTTTTGCTTCTCACCCGAACAAAAAGAATCTTGCTTTGAATTTGTTGAAGGCATGCTAGTAACCTTGCAATACGCAAAACCAAAGCTCATTACAGTTCTCTGATGCTAAGATTTGGGAGATGATATCATCAAAGTCTTCTAATAACTTCCCCCATTTCAGGGAGCTGGGGAGCTGTTTGGAGCAGCAATTCTAAGCGTAAAAAGGTCTGGATTGGTGGCATCTTTGGTGCTCATGTTATTTCTCCTCACAGGAGGATATTATGTTCAGGTGCCTAACCTTTTAGTAAACTAGTTGCTAGTATTTTAtccgtttttttttaaaaatattgagaTACCAATCATATGTCCAAGAAAGTAACAATGGGAATAAGTTGCTTCTCTAACTATATTGATGAAATAAGTTGCTTGTTTCACAGCATATACCCAAGTTCATGCAATGGTTGAAGTATATCTCTTTCATGCATTATGGATTTAGACTCTTGTTGAAGGTGCAGTACTCTGGAAATTTGGTGTATGAATGCCAAAGCAAAGGTGGATGCCGAAGCTTGCAGAGCTCACCTTCCTTTGATACGATAGACTTGAATGGCAGATTACACGAAGTATGGATTCTATTACTCATGGCTCTCATTTACCGAATGCTCGCCTATTTCTGCCTCCGAAAAAGAATTAGCATCGCTCCTTTTTGATGTTTAAGAACATGATAAACAAACTTCCGATCATGTACTATTGGAATACTCTCATCATGCAGAAAAAAAATGCTTAGATATGGAAAAAAAAGCATGGGAGTTATTTGTTTTTGTTATGTGAAGCGAACCGTAGTTGGCGTTGTCGCCAAATATTTGAGCCAATttgtattccttttttttcaaaaaaaaaaaattcatctcaACTTTTGCTATGGATTAATTAGGTCCAATATGCAtcagtagttttttttttttttgaaggaagGGGAGGCGAAACTACCTAATTTATCAAAGGGAAATAAATGTACAAGAAGATATAAATAAAagtaaaaggaagaaaaaaaaacatagctTTTTTAGATAGACTACCGTTTGTGCTCACTATATCATCCAATAGGGCAAATTCATCAAACAAAATCATATGAGGATAATACGTGTACAGCCAGAGCTGCAAGAAAGTAGTTGgaggttgtttttttttttagtaaaaatggcattttatatagctctaacATGATGAGTACATACAAAGGAGGAAGAATGTCCCccatggagagagagaaagtcttCCATGAAGAAAGCAATAAACTCAGCAAAGATGCCTCAGAATTGTCTTCAATTTTGACTagccattgaaaaaaaaagaaaacaatggcTATGGAGAGAACAATAAATTCAGAGGTTCACGAATTTTCTTCTATTAACCATTTCAatcatgcaaaaaaaagaaggaagcttTTGTAACAAAGAAATgaataaattcagaaaaaaattGCTGCAGGATATTTTCTTGCAATGCGCCAGATCAAATACACAAAAAGAAGCCATGCTCGCGACTTGCACAGTAATAAATTTATGATGAAAGAAAATAGTTCAAGATTGTTTTTCTACTTACCATCTCAAGAACAcgcgaaaaaaaaatcttgaacaTCAACAACGCAATACTGAATTTATTCGGCAGATAAATTTTTTGGAATATTTTCTTTTGCATTTCCCCATTTCGAGTAGCAAAGAAGACATATTTGCTACAAACATGCAAAAGAAAGGATTCGCCTTCCTTCGCATGAATTCACCGTTTGATCACACAATGGTTGCTTCGAGAGATTCGCACACAGGATGAATGAAAAAGGTTCAGAATACTTTAAGATCTGTGTAGAGGGCGATCCGATGGGCAACATTGCGAAAAAACATCCATCATTTTCTTGCACGAAAGATAGAACCTGAACCTTCTACCCAGATTCGGAGCCTCTCTCGGTAACTTCCTGCTCGTGCTGTGGATCAAGGCTTGTTTTGCTATTAAAAGCCCCAGCTCATCCTTTGTTGCTGCATACGATGGTTACCTATATTACCATGCTATTGGCTGAGCTCTTTGGGATAGCCTCGTGTATACTACCACTACGTTCAGGGCCACCAATATCATATTGGTAAGAGACTTTAGAAATCTCAAGACCTAGTTAGAGCAGGTCATCCCCTTCTCTTGGACATGGAGGATTGGCTCATCCCTTGCAACTAACAATATAGCTGATAAGATGGCGTAACGATGTAGGCCTCATTGTTAAGGATTCCAGTTCACCCATTTCACAATCTTTTGTATATTGATTTTGCTGGCTGCATTTAATTTTAGCcacctcaacaaaagaaaaaaacaatcatTATTACATGACATTTGACAATAAAGACCCTAGATAATATCATGACAACTACCACGATAACAAGATCATCAACCGCTATTCATCAACTTAACACACAAATAATGTGACTAAAACAAGATCAATTAGTGTTCTCTATATCCGCAATCACCTCGATATCGATATATAAAAATCTTTGTGCTATTATCTCAGACTCGATAAAATTTGAGATATCCCAATGCactatgctgatttttttttcatttatttttaaatttttgatataaatttttaatttatacatCTCAAAG encodes the following:
- the LOC103712844 gene encoding GBF-interacting protein 1-like isoform X6, translated to MSGGLRVSIPSNVRKTIQNIKEIAGNHSDEEVYAMLKDCSMDPNETAQRLLLQDTFHEVKRKRDKRKENIRDPADSRWRQGVQGRGGRSGRGNYSSRYASDDIVGGRNVTSRKENGVNQGTDSGNKSSSSANPDTENKSSISISSSIPGLANGPSNVDHPISSQGCLSQVSGVSQIASKEESSATENNKSGKTSLISDDVKSGSASGHSVPGSSLSVPSKAVSVSGVYASSSDPVLVPSLDTCNSGEAGTIKRVVGSQRTVVETMNKAVPCDISGLELLSLNGKGSSEISHYSVHGKVQNRSQGSEVNQLSDTSHAASSSLSGHAGSRPSSTYSSRSQQLTGSQKAVVANKEWKPKSTHRNSAQASGTPGTSDVSTVVEAVSESLPVLSEDTALKLEKKLDELQLLDRQHVIIPNHLQVPESERHGLSFGSFESSFNLSMGSANGPASDKSTAPPLESSQEIKENIEDPSSSSCDASPTSQEVDYPDHPQSPIQMPENFSCREADIPSSVPAAPEYDQSKETAALAPEGPQYSVVHTAPSYSAFGLVPQMLGSQLVPFESSESQARDTTHLPSFVQPFDPSSSYYTQFYRPTADAEGRFSPFLAPGAAKYNGNIAVLPAQTGQAPQESGNSMVLSTAGSTSLATQTAGVMPSSVAVPQQPVPIFRQPAGVHISHYPPNYIPYSQYFSPYYVPPPAVHHFLSNAAFPQQPPTGSVYPPPGAAAAATPVKYSLSQYKPGTNAGNSALVGMPTGYGTYSSSPAGYTPNPAVGSGNSTGNEDLTGSQFKENNVYMPGQQQTEGSAVWIPAAAGRDISSLQASSFYSFPSQGPHMTFTPTQAGHGAFSGLYHPTPTVAAAAVHPLLQQSQTVAGAVEMVGPPSGVYQQPQRAQINWTNTY
- the LOC103712844 gene encoding GBF-interacting protein 1-like isoform X3 → MSGGLRVSIPSNVRKTIQNIKEIAGNHSDEEVYAMLKDCSMDPNETAQRLLLQDTFHEVKRKRDKRKENIRDPADSRWRQGVQGRGGRSGRGNYSSRYASDDIVGGRNVTSRKENGVNQGTDSGNKSSSSANPDTENKSSISISSSIPGLANGPSNVDHPISSQGCLSQVSGVSQIASKEESSATENNKSGKTSLISDDVKSGSASGHSVPGSSLSVPSKAVSVSGVYASSSDPVLVPSLDTCNSGEAGTIKRVVGSQRTVVETMNKAVPCDISGLELLSLNGKGSSEISHYSVHGKVQNRSQGSEVNQLSDTSHAASSSLSGHAGSRPSSTYSSRSQQLTGSQKAVVANKEWKPKSTHRNSAQASGTPGTSDVSTVVEAVSESLPVLSEDTALKLEKKLDELQLLDRQHVIIPNHLQVPESERHGLSFGSFESSFNLSMGSANGPASDKSTAPPLESSQEIKENIEDPSSSSCDASPTSQEVDYPDHPQSPIQMPENFSCREADIPSSVPAAPEYDQSKETAALAPEGPQYSVVHTAPSYSAFGLVPQMLGSQLVPFESSESQARDTTHLPSFVVQQPFDPSSSYYTQFYRPTADAEGRFSPFLAPGAAKYNGNIAVLPAQTGQAPQESGNSMVLSTAGSTSLATQTAGVMPSSVAVPQQPVPIFRQPAGVHISHYPPNYIPYSQYFSPYYVPPPAVHHFLSNAAFPQQPPTGSVYPPPGAAAAATPVKYSLSQYKPGTNAGNSALVGMPTGYGTYSSSPAGYTPNPAVGSGNSTGNEDLTGSQFKENNVYMPGQQTEGSAVWIPAAAGRDISSLQASSFYSFPSQGPHMTFTPTQAGHGAFSGLYHPTPTVAAAAVHPLLQQSQTVAGAVEMVGPPSGVYQQPQRAQINWTNTY
- the LOC103712844 gene encoding GBF-interacting protein 1-like isoform X4, which translates into the protein MSGGLRVSIPSNVRKTIQNIKEIAGNHSDEEVYAMLKDCSMDPNETAQRLLLQDTFHEVKRKRDKRKENIRDPADSRWRQGVQGRGGRSGRGNYSSRYASDDIVGGRNVTSRKENGVNQGTDSGNKSSSSANPDTENKSSISISSSIPGLANGPSNVDHPISSQGCLSQVSGVSQIASKEESSATENNKSGKTSLISDDVKSGSASGHSVPGSSLSVPSKAVSVSGVYASSSDPVLVPSLDTCNSGEAGTIKRVVGSQRTVVETMNKAVPCDISGLELLSLNGKGSSEISHYSVHGKVQNRSQGSEVNQLSDTSHAASSSLSGHAGSRPSSTYSSRSQQLTGSQKAVVANKEWKPKSTHRNSAQASGTPGTSDVSTVVEAVSESLPVLSEDTALKLEKKLDELQLLDRQHVIIPNHLQVPESERHGLSFGSFESSFNLSMGSANGPASDKSTAPPLESSQEIKENIEDPSSSCDASPTSQEVDYPDHPQSPIQMPENFSCREADIPSSVPAAPEYDQSKETAALAPEGPQYSVVHTAPSYSAFGLVPQMLGSQLVPFESSESQARDTTHLPSFVVQQPFDPSSSYYTQFYRPTADAEGRFSPFLAPGAAKYNGNIAVLPAQTGQAPQESGNSMVLSTAGSTSLATQTAGVMPSSVAVPQQPVPIFRQPAGVHISHYPPNYIPYSQYFSPYYVPPPAVHHFLSNAAFPQQPPTGSVYPPPGAAAAATPVKYSLSQYKPGTNAGNSALVGMPTGYGTYSSSPAGYTPNPAVGSGNSTGNEDLTGSQFKENNVYMPGQQQTEGSAVWIPAAAGRDISSLQASSFYSFPSQGPHMTFTPTQAGHGAFSGLYHPTPTVAAAAVHPLLQQSQTVAGAVEMVGPPSGVYQQPQRAQINWTNTY